The Cellulophaga sp. L1A9 genome window below encodes:
- a CDS encoding DUF4199 domain-containing protein: MEADNSSAIKKIVLPIALIFGAGRIIFDLIPKLADANSKVYYSTFLIAFVFEVLAIIYTIKKYKKSQNNSINLKEALIVGVMFMVIVGGLYAIQSYLYDLYIDPEFQRKTALEWANLYGKSGDVEKMMSEGDRIQATSSIFSIISSILKFSLLGILVSFIVGTIVRNR, translated from the coding sequence TTGGAAGCAGATAATTCTAGTGCAATTAAAAAAATAGTTTTACCAATAGCCCTAATATTCGGGGCCGGAAGAATTATCTTCGATTTAATTCCGAAATTAGCTGATGCTAATAGTAAAGTGTATTACTCCACTTTTTTAATTGCATTTGTTTTTGAAGTTTTAGCTATCATTTATACCATAAAAAAGTATAAGAAAAGTCAAAATAACAGTATTAATTTAAAAGAAGCCTTAATTGTTGGTGTTATGTTTATGGTTATTGTTGGTGGTTTATACGCTATTCAATCTTATTTATACGACCTATACATAGATCCTGAATTCCAAAGAAAAACAGCTTTAGAATGGGCTAATTTATATGGAAAAAGTGGTGATGTAGAAAAAATGATGAGCGAAGGTGACCGTATCCAGGCAACGAGTTCTATTTTTAGCATTATCAGTAGCATTCTTAAGTTTTCCTTACTTGGCATCTTAGTTTCATTTATTGTAGGAACCATAGTTAGAAACCGCTAA
- a CDS encoding phospho-sugar mutase codes for MDNILNTAKTWLTDFFDADTKKEVQDLIDNNTEELKDRFYKNMEFGTGGMRGVMGAGTNRINKYTLGKSTQGLSNYLNEVYKGEELKVVIAFDCRHNSDTLAKTVAEVFSANGIKVFLFSELRTTPELSFAVRHLNCHAGIVLTASHNPPEYNGYKVYWTDGGQIVPPQDGKIVAEINSLSFEDINFKANPDLIELIDKEVDEAFISESVAKGSFNAKGKDDFKIVFTSLHGTSITAIPEVLKRAGYKNVTIIEEQAKPDGDFPTVKSPNPEEPEALSMAIKKAEAIGADMVVGTDPDSDRLGIAVRNLDGEMEILNGNQAMVLMTKFLLEKAKQDGFKGNEFVASTIVSTPMMEAMATAYGVEYKTALTGFKWIGKMIKDFPNQNFIGGGEESFGYMVGDFVRDKDAVTSTLLACEIAANAKANGSSFYKDLIDCYVAYGFYKEKLISLTKKGMQGAEEIKQMMIDFKENPVLAIDGSKVIIVDDYNTSTSKNLKTGKVSTIDIPKSNVLIYTTEDGTKMAARPSGTEPKIKFYFSINTNLEKASDFKEVNAQLEAKVTRILSELKLN; via the coding sequence ATGGACAACATACTAAATACTGCCAAAACCTGGTTAACCGATTTCTTTGATGCTGACACAAAAAAAGAGGTTCAAGACTTAATAGACAATAACACCGAAGAACTAAAAGATAGATTCTATAAAAACATGGAATTTGGTACTGGAGGTATGCGCGGTGTAATGGGTGCTGGAACCAATAGAATAAATAAATATACTTTAGGGAAAAGTACACAAGGACTAAGCAATTACCTAAACGAAGTTTATAAAGGCGAAGAGCTGAAAGTAGTTATTGCTTTTGACTGTAGACATAATAGTGACACTTTAGCAAAAACAGTGGCCGAAGTATTTTCTGCTAACGGCATTAAAGTTTTCTTATTCTCAGAATTAAGAACTACTCCAGAGTTATCTTTTGCGGTTAGGCATTTAAATTGCCACGCTGGTATTGTACTTACTGCCTCTCACAACCCTCCTGAATACAACGGTTACAAAGTATATTGGACAGATGGCGGACAAATTGTACCACCACAAGACGGAAAAATCGTAGCTGAAATTAATTCGCTTTCTTTTGAGGATATTAATTTCAAGGCCAATCCAGACTTAATAGAGTTAATAGATAAAGAAGTAGATGAAGCATTTATCTCCGAATCTGTTGCAAAAGGTAGTTTTAACGCCAAAGGTAAAGACGATTTTAAAATAGTTTTTACTTCTTTACACGGTACTTCAATTACCGCTATTCCTGAAGTTTTAAAACGTGCTGGTTATAAAAATGTAACAATTATTGAGGAACAAGCAAAGCCCGATGGTGATTTTCCAACCGTAAAATCTCCAAACCCAGAAGAACCAGAAGCGCTTTCTATGGCGATTAAAAAAGCCGAGGCTATTGGAGCAGATATGGTTGTAGGTACAGATCCTGATAGTGATAGACTAGGAATTGCAGTGCGTAACCTTGATGGTGAAATGGAGATCCTAAACGGAAACCAAGCCATGGTTTTAATGACCAAATTTCTTTTAGAAAAAGCAAAACAAGATGGTTTTAAAGGCAATGAATTTGTTGCTTCTACTATTGTTTCTACTCCTATGATGGAAGCTATGGCTACTGCCTATGGCGTAGAATACAAAACTGCTTTAACTGGATTTAAGTGGATAGGCAAAATGATTAAAGATTTCCCGAACCAAAATTTTATCGGTGGAGGTGAAGAGAGTTTCGGGTATATGGTGGGCGATTTTGTTCGTGACAAAGATGCCGTTACCTCTACCCTATTAGCTTGTGAGATTGCTGCAAACGCAAAAGCCAATGGCAGCTCTTTCTATAAAGATTTGATTGATTGTTATGTAGCTTATGGTTTTTATAAAGAAAAACTAATCTCTTTAACCAAAAAAGGAATGCAAGGCGCAGAGGAAATCAAACAAATGATGATTGATTTTAAAGAAAACCCTGTATTGGCTATTGATGGTTCAAAGGTTATTATTGTGGATGACTACAATACATCAACCTCTAAAAACCTTAAGACAGGCAAAGTTTCAACCATTGATATTCCAAAATCTAACGTGTTAATCTATACTACAGAAGACGGTACCAAAATGGCTGCTAGACCTAGTGGAACAGAACCTAAAATTAAATTCTATTTTAGCATCAACACAAACTTAGAAAAAGCTTCTGATTTTAAAGAAGTTAACGCCCAATTAGAAGCTAAAGTCACTCGTATTCTGAGTGAACTTAAATTGAATTAA
- a CDS encoding ABC transporter ATP-binding protein — protein sequence MENYKKILRYAKPYRTYGYLNIFFNILYALFSALSFAALMPMLNVLFDKNEAVTVLPVYTGISNLKDYYMNYMNYQVTQYAAEDEMKALVLVISLVIVLFLLKNLANYFAMYFITFLRNGVLKDVRNAMYKKITELPISFYSEKRKGDVIARITSDVLEIQHSFLSVLELIVREPLTIIFTITVMFIISTQLTLFVFIFIPLSGYVISLIGKSLKKQSDDVQREQGEFLSVVEETLGGLRVIKAFNSESRFYKTFSASTTRFYNFSNKLLNRQNLASPTGEFLGILTIGVLLWFGGKMVLVDKTLDAPSFITYMSLAYGVLTPAKAISKAIYGVKKGDAAAERILEILETENPITEKDNAVEKGSFDTGVAIQNISFKYDDEYVLKNFSLNVPKGSTVALVGQSGSGKSTIANLVTRFYDVNEGRITIDGIDIKDYTKGSLRGLLGLVTQDSILFNETVRNNISLGKENATDKEIMEAAKIANAHDFIMDLPKGYDTNIGDSGNKLSGGQKQRLSIARAVLKNPPIMILDEATSALDTESERLVQDALEKMMRNRTSIVIAHRLSTIQNADTIVVLLKGEIVEQGSHAELIAKDGTYKKLVTMQSLG from the coding sequence ATGGAGAATTACAAAAAGATTCTTCGCTATGCGAAGCCTTACCGTACTTACGGTTATCTAAATATATTTTTCAACATATTATATGCATTGTTCAGCGCGCTATCTTTTGCCGCGCTGATGCCAATGCTTAATGTTTTATTTGATAAAAATGAAGCAGTAACAGTTCTTCCAGTATACACAGGAATCAGCAACTTGAAAGATTATTACATGAATTACATGAATTATCAAGTAACTCAATATGCTGCAGAGGATGAAATGAAAGCCTTAGTATTAGTGATTAGCCTTGTAATTGTATTATTTCTATTAAAAAATTTGGCAAATTATTTTGCCATGTATTTCATTACATTTTTAAGAAATGGCGTTTTAAAAGATGTTCGTAATGCGATGTATAAAAAAATTACGGAGCTTCCTATTTCATTTTACTCAGAAAAGAGAAAAGGAGATGTTATTGCTCGGATTACCTCTGATGTCTTAGAAATTCAACATTCATTCTTATCTGTTTTAGAGTTGATTGTTCGTGAGCCTTTAACCATAATTTTCACTATTACGGTAATGTTTATAATAAGTACTCAACTAACCTTATTTGTTTTTATTTTTATTCCGCTTTCTGGTTATGTTATTTCTTTGATAGGAAAGTCCCTAAAAAAACAATCTGACGATGTACAACGCGAACAAGGAGAATTTTTATCTGTTGTTGAAGAAACTCTTGGTGGCTTGCGAGTTATTAAAGCTTTCAATTCAGAATCCCGTTTTTACAAAACATTCTCTGCATCTACCACACGTTTTTACAATTTCTCAAATAAATTATTAAACCGACAAAACTTAGCGTCACCCACAGGAGAATTTCTAGGAATCTTAACTATTGGTGTTTTATTATGGTTTGGAGGGAAAATGGTTTTAGTTGATAAGACATTAGACGCACCTTCATTCATTACCTATATGAGTTTAGCTTATGGGGTGTTAACACCAGCTAAAGCCATCAGTAAAGCAATTTACGGAGTTAAAAAAGGGGATGCTGCTGCAGAACGTATTCTTGAAATTTTAGAAACAGAAAATCCGATTACAGAAAAAGACAATGCCGTGGAAAAAGGCTCCTTTGATACTGGCGTGGCAATACAAAATATTAGCTTTAAGTATGATGATGAATACGTACTTAAAAACTTCAGTCTAAACGTTCCTAAAGGGTCTACTGTAGCCCTTGTAGGGCAGTCAGGGAGTGGAAAAAGTACCATTGCTAATCTCGTTACTCGTTTTTACGATGTTAACGAAGGCCGTATTACTATTGATGGAATTGATATTAAAGACTATACCAAAGGATCCTTACGCGGACTTTTAGGTTTAGTGACACAGGATTCTATACTCTTTAATGAAACGGTTAGAAATAACATTAGCTTAGGAAAAGAGAATGCTACAGATAAAGAAATTATGGAGGCCGCAAAAATTGCAAACGCACACGACTTCATTATGGATTTACCAAAAGGCTATGATACCAACATTGGAGATAGCGGAAATAAATTAAGTGGCGGGCAGAAACAACGTTTATCTATTGCACGAGCTGTATTAAAAAATCCGCCCATCATGATTCTAGATGAAGCCACCTCTGCTTTAGATACAGAAAGCGAACGTTTGGTTCAAGATGCGTTAGAGAAAATGATGCGCAATCGTACTTCTATTGTTATTGCACACCGCTTATCTACCATACAAAACGCAGATACTATTGTCGTATTACTAAAAGGAGAAATCGTAGAGCAAGGATCACACGCCGAACTTATCGCCAAAGACGGAACCTATAAAAAGTTAGTGACGATGCAATCCTTGGGGTAG
- a CDS encoding GlmU family protein gives MNYILFDGTVRNALLPFTFTRPVADIRVGIFTIREKWENYLKSTTTTITEEYLSDKYPMVELEENVLINASFLPNVELASMVTELSENQAIFYDEEVIAFYTKDSQEEVDLSAYEAIEFEGEIIRIENTWDIFSKNAAAIQEDFDFILQERSSQPISKTNTVINPENIFLEEGAVVECSILNASSGPIYIGINAEVMEGSMIRGAFALCDHSTVKMGAKIYGATTVGPHSRIGGEVNNSVLFGYSNKGHDGFLGNSVLGEWCNLGADTNNSNLKNNYDEVRLWSYETESFAETGLRFCGLMMGDHSKCGINTMFNTGTVVGVSANVFGSGFPRNFIPSYSWGGASGFTTYLTNKAFETAKIMMSRRELEFDEKEEAILTHVFEETKKWRNY, from the coding sequence ATGAATTATATTCTTTTTGATGGTACTGTACGGAACGCGCTTTTGCCTTTTACTTTTACAAGGCCTGTAGCAGATATTAGGGTAGGTATTTTTACTATTCGTGAAAAGTGGGAGAATTATCTAAAGAGTACAACCACGACGATAACGGAAGAATATTTATCAGATAAATATCCAATGGTAGAATTGGAGGAGAATGTATTGATTAATGCATCATTTCTTCCTAATGTGGAATTGGCGAGTATGGTTACTGAGCTATCGGAAAACCAAGCTATATTTTACGACGAAGAAGTTATTGCATTTTATACGAAGGATTCACAAGAAGAGGTAGATCTAAGTGCTTACGAGGCTATTGAGTTTGAAGGCGAGATTATTCGTATTGAAAATACATGGGATATTTTTTCTAAGAATGCAGCAGCCATTCAAGAAGATTTTGATTTTATCCTCCAGGAACGAAGTAGTCAGCCAATTTCTAAAACAAATACGGTCATCAATCCAGAGAATATTTTTTTAGAAGAAGGTGCAGTAGTAGAATGTAGTATTTTAAATGCATCTTCAGGCCCTATTTATATTGGGATAAATGCCGAGGTCATGGAGGGTTCTATGATACGTGGGGCATTTGCACTATGTGATCATTCTACAGTAAAAATGGGTGCTAAAATCTATGGAGCAACAACTGTTGGTCCGCATTCACGCATTGGGGGAGAAGTTAATAACTCAGTACTATTTGGTTATTCCAATAAAGGGCATGACGGATTTTTAGGGAATTCAGTGCTTGGAGAATGGTGTAATCTAGGAGCGGATACAAACAATTCTAATCTTAAAAACAATTACGATGAAGTTCGTTTATGGAGTTATGAAACAGAAAGTTTTGCTGAAACGGGACTTAGATTTTGTGGCTTAATGATGGGGGATCATAGTAAATGTGGCATTAATACCATGTTTAATACCGGTACGGTGGTTGGTGTTAGTGCTAATGTATTCGGATCTGGTTTTCCTAGAAATTTTATTCCTAGTTATAGTTGGGGTGGAGCTTCTGGTTTTACCACTTACTTGACTAATAAGGCATTTGAAACGGCTAAAATTATGATGTCTCGTAGGGAATTGGAGTTTGATGAAAAGGAAGAAGCTATTCTAACCCATGTTTTTGAAGAAACCAAAAAGTGGAGAAATTACTAA
- a CDS encoding type B 50S ribosomal protein L31 — MKKDIHPQNYRLVAFKDMSNEDVFITKSTADTKETLEFEGVEYPLIKLEISRTSHPFYTGKAKLVDTAGRIDKFKNKYKKFEK, encoded by the coding sequence ATGAAAAAAGATATACACCCACAGAATTATAGATTAGTTGCTTTTAAAGACATGTCTAATGAGGATGTTTTTATTACTAAATCTACTGCAGATACGAAAGAGACGTTAGAATTTGAAGGTGTAGAGTATCCTTTAATTAAATTGGAAATTTCAAGAACATCTCACCCTTTTTACACAGGTAAGGCTAAATTGGTTGATACTGCAGGACGTATTGATAAGTTTAAGAACAAATACAAGAAGTTCGAAAAATAA
- a CDS encoding RNA polymerase sigma factor, with the protein MIEEALLVEQLQTEATQKRAFELLVNTYKEKLYWHIRRIVLNHDDTDDVLQNTFIKVFKNIKGFKGESKLYSWMYRIATNEALSFLNSKSKKLNIGSSEIQEKMIANLESDVYFEGDYIELALQKAIATLPEKQKLVFNMKYYQEMKYEEMSEILETSVGALKASYHLASKKIEAFLKED; encoded by the coding sequence TTGATAGAAGAAGCACTCTTAGTAGAACAATTACAAACAGAGGCCACGCAAAAACGGGCTTTTGAATTGTTGGTGAATACTTATAAAGAAAAACTCTATTGGCATATTAGGCGTATTGTTTTAAATCACGATGATACTGATGATGTTTTACAAAACACCTTTATAAAAGTGTTTAAAAACATTAAAGGATTTAAGGGAGAAAGCAAGCTGTATTCTTGGATGTATCGCATAGCAACGAATGAAGCACTTTCATTTTTGAATTCGAAAAGCAAAAAACTAAATATTGGTAGTTCTGAAATTCAAGAAAAAATGATTGCCAATTTAGAATCTGATGTTTATTTTGAAGGTGATTATATTGAATTAGCATTACAAAAAGCAATTGCAACATTACCAGAAAAACAGAAGTTAGTTTTCAATATGAAATATTATCAAGAAATGAAATATGAAGAAATGTCAGAGATTCTTGAAACATCGGTAGGGGCATTAAAAGCATCCTACCACTTAGCATCAAAAAAAATAGAAGCATTTTTAAAAGAAGATTAA
- a CDS encoding DUF4199 domain-containing protein, with amino-acid sequence MKPHQIEVLKFGTKYGIITGVIGMIFTAVLISLNMLYNQSVEISLIGLLVLITPIILSIYIFKKKNNSLTTEQAIGVGVITALVSALVTILFTYLLTNFILSDFWDKTEVYDRILLLEQNPTITPEQVNDNIEMKRKMSWIRYPVILLFNLCIGFVVSLLSGIVLKTK; translated from the coding sequence ATGAAACCACATCAAATTGAAGTTTTAAAATTCGGAACTAAATATGGCATCATAACTGGAGTTATAGGGATGATTTTTACAGCGGTGTTGATTTCCTTAAATATGCTTTATAATCAATCTGTAGAAATATCCTTAATTGGACTTCTTGTATTAATTACTCCCATTATCCTAAGTATTTACATTTTTAAAAAGAAAAATAATTCTTTAACTACAGAACAAGCAATAGGTGTTGGCGTGATCACGGCACTGGTTTCTGCGCTCGTAACTATATTATTTACCTACCTCCTCACTAATTTTATCCTTTCTGATTTCTGGGATAAAACGGAAGTCTATGATCGAATTTTGCTCTTAGAACAAAACCCAACAATAACTCCTGAACAAGTAAATGACAATATTGAAATGAAACGCAAAATGTCTTGGATTAGATATCCTGTCATTTTACTTTTCAACCTATGTATTGGCTTTGTAGTTTCACTTCTTAGTGGTATTGTCTTAAAAACTAAGTAA
- a CDS encoding glycosyltransferase family 2 protein, translating into MNLSIIIPLLNEEESLKELHNWIVSVMESNNFSYEIIFIDDGSTDTSWKEITALSVTNPAVQGIRFLRNYGKSQALHAGFKAAAGEVIITMDADLQDNPDEIPKLYDAIKTEGFDLVSGWKKKRYDSVLSKNMPSKLFNWAARKTSGVKLHDFNCGLKAFNSKVVKNIEVSGEMHRYIPVLAKNAGFSNIGEKVVQHQARKYGKTKFGMERFINGFLDLITIWFVSKFGKRPMHLFGALGVLMFFVGFAFALYLGIDKLFIHKTGRLITDRPQFFISLTAMIIGTQLFLAGFLGEIMVRSKTNETRYTIAEELNKTILNEYSK; encoded by the coding sequence ATGAATTTATCTATTATTATACCTCTTCTTAATGAAGAAGAATCTTTAAAAGAATTACACAATTGGATTGTTTCTGTCATGGAAAGCAATAATTTTTCGTACGAGATTATTTTTATCGACGACGGAAGCACCGATACTTCTTGGAAAGAAATCACCGCTTTATCTGTCACTAATCCCGCAGTACAAGGCATCCGTTTTTTACGTAATTATGGGAAATCACAAGCATTGCATGCTGGTTTTAAAGCAGCAGCAGGTGAGGTTATTATTACCATGGATGCAGACTTACAAGACAACCCTGATGAAATTCCAAAATTATATGATGCCATCAAAACAGAAGGGTTTGATCTTGTTTCTGGATGGAAGAAAAAAAGGTATGATTCCGTTTTAAGTAAAAACATGCCCTCTAAGCTTTTTAATTGGGCTGCTCGTAAAACGTCAGGGGTAAAACTTCACGATTTTAATTGCGGACTTAAAGCTTTCAATAGTAAAGTGGTAAAAAATATTGAGGTTTCAGGAGAAATGCACCGCTATATCCCTGTACTAGCAAAAAATGCAGGCTTTTCTAATATTGGAGAAAAAGTAGTACAACATCAAGCCCGTAAATACGGGAAAACAAAATTTGGCATGGAACGCTTCATCAACGGCTTTCTAGACTTAATTACCATCTGGTTTGTTTCCAAATTCGGAAAACGTCCTATGCATTTATTTGGCGCATTAGGTGTATTAATGTTTTTTGTAGGATTTGCTTTTGCCTTATATTTGGGTATTGATAAATTATTTATCCATAAAACAGGACGATTGATTACAGATCGACCACAATTTTTCATTTCATTAACCGCTATGATTATTGGCACACAATTATTCTTAGCTGGTTTTTTAGGTGAAATAATGGTACGATCAAAAACAAATGAAACACGCTATACCATAGCAGAAGAATTAAATAAAACAATTTTAAACGAATATTCTAAATAA
- a CDS encoding TonB-dependent receptor — protein sequence MKIGKTIFLTISKLVCFITLLIQSQVLTAQNGNQKNEIKGTITSQDGVALSSISVMLKNTTYGTSTDPDGHFSFYVPIGDYTVITSSLTHKKIEKNITLTAQKPLVLKLTLIETSEELNEVVVKGHYDKEHIILTSKTATKSNISLMNTPAPVVVVSGELLTQQANSTIQESIRNISGVTQAGNNYGIGDNLIIRGLDANYAYDGMYGGGSLGNTFNPVRSQTNIEKIEVLKGPSAGLYGMGAAGGVINLIEKKPLDFEQYIIETRIGQWNHYSAMVDLTGPLSDKISYRFVSASERENGYRAVSTERYETYGALSYKTAKHQFTLSSAYIKDAIQIDATGNPVRLITTDLLGDPNNGGYDWENLVNDTALDSDGEFAGIQLTDEQRQVLANSLLTTDGYEPFDIGDATLVSPLATPNQGAEFRIKLRHNWQPSETLNITNQFLYRKYNSDYVRQTGALNYSYYQNSGLIHDGARSPLILNDIIYPYAARRQEYRIVDAQEKMIQYFGDFQKTWGADNAVSGEHLLSINYENRTIDYGQYSTWDADDSRATTPVPYILDIRDPNWDSGNIWDYDPILRSQYEKTVQGYGVGFQEVIYYDKFTARLGGAYLGTQQEYQNLYDDGQLIDFDDSGFAYNLGLNYRAMDQLSVYGNYAVGRTVYSVTESLDGDDRPDSESASIDFGVRYKSTDNNLLASLVFFQTATTNLQYTNDDYDDDPDSSSYNVDVTQYFYDQENRTKGIELDVNYSFTNFLSFNANATFQDPKTLEGEDVTTEQTKGVPKTYARIWSQYKHLLGKEKNPLSFNFGVSYESKRTIDGYSLTDAHVDSYVLFDTALGYGIGKHWDLRLNVDNLFNTRYYIKAMFAGALPGETRNYQLTARYTF from the coding sequence ATGAAAATTGGAAAAACAATATTTTTAACAATTTCAAAACTCGTCTGTTTTATTACCCTATTAATTCAATCACAAGTATTGACAGCACAAAATGGAAATCAAAAAAATGAAATAAAAGGTACTATTACATCTCAAGATGGAGTTGCTTTATCTAGTATTTCTGTAATGTTGAAAAATACAACCTATGGTACATCTACTGATCCTGATGGCCATTTTAGCTTTTATGTTCCTATTGGAGACTACACGGTCATTACCTCATCCTTAACACATAAAAAAATAGAAAAAAATATAACATTAACAGCTCAAAAACCTTTAGTGTTAAAACTTACATTGATAGAAACTTCTGAAGAATTAAATGAAGTTGTTGTCAAAGGTCATTATGATAAGGAACATATTATCTTAACCTCTAAAACAGCCACTAAGTCTAATATTAGTTTAATGAACACACCAGCACCTGTCGTAGTTGTTAGTGGTGAATTATTAACACAACAAGCAAATAGTACTATACAAGAAAGCATAAGAAACATAAGTGGCGTTACACAAGCTGGTAATAACTATGGTATTGGAGACAATTTAATTATTAGAGGCTTAGATGCTAACTACGCGTATGACGGAATGTATGGCGGTGGTAGTTTAGGAAACACATTTAACCCCGTTCGTTCACAAACAAATATTGAAAAAATAGAAGTTTTAAAAGGTCCTTCAGCAGGTCTTTACGGTATGGGAGCTGCAGGTGGTGTTATAAATTTAATTGAGAAAAAGCCCTTAGATTTTGAGCAATATATCATTGAAACACGGATTGGTCAATGGAATCATTATAGCGCTATGGTAGATTTAACTGGCCCTCTTTCTGATAAAATAAGCTATCGTTTTGTAAGCGCTAGTGAACGCGAAAATGGCTATAGAGCTGTATCTACGGAAAGATATGAGACTTATGGCGCTTTAAGTTATAAAACAGCTAAACATCAATTTACATTATCAAGTGCGTACATAAAAGATGCTATTCAAATAGATGCTACAGGTAACCCTGTTCGCTTAATAACTACAGATCTATTAGGTGACCCTAATAATGGTGGTTATGATTGGGAAAACTTAGTAAATGACACTGCACTAGATAGTGATGGTGAATTTGCAGGTATACAACTAACAGATGAGCAAAGACAAGTTTTAGCAAACTCATTATTAACTACGGATGGGTATGAACCTTTTGATATAGGTGACGCTACATTAGTATCTCCTTTAGCTACACCAAATCAAGGAGCTGAATTTAGAATAAAACTCCGTCATAACTGGCAACCATCAGAGACATTGAATATTACAAATCAATTTCTATATAGAAAATACAATTCTGATTACGTTAGACAAACTGGTGCTCTAAATTATTCTTATTATCAAAATAGTGGTTTAATTCATGACGGTGCTCGTTCTCCATTAATTTTAAACGATATAATTTATCCGTACGCTGCAAGACGTCAAGAATATAGAATTGTTGATGCTCAAGAAAAAATGATTCAATATTTTGGTGATTTTCAAAAAACTTGGGGAGCAGATAATGCAGTAAGTGGTGAACATTTATTAAGTATAAATTACGAAAATAGAACTATTGACTATGGTCAATATTCTACTTGGGATGCCGATGATAGTAGAGCAACTACACCTGTACCTTATATTCTTGATATTAGAGACCCTAACTGGGATTCTGGAAATATATGGGATTACGATCCTATTTTAAGGTCTCAGTATGAAAAAACAGTACAAGGTTACGGTGTTGGGTTCCAAGAAGTTATTTACTATGATAAATTTACTGCTCGCCTAGGAGGTGCTTACTTAGGCACGCAACAAGAATATCAAAATTTATATGATGACGGACAACTTATTGATTTTGATGATTCTGGTTTTGCATACAATCTAGGTTTAAACTATAGAGCTATGGATCAATTATCTGTATACGGAAATTACGCTGTAGGCAGAACAGTCTATAGTGTTACGGAATCATTAGATGGCGATGATCGTCCTGATTCCGAATCAGCGTCTATTGATTTTGGTGTACGTTATAAAAGCACTGACAACAACCTATTGGCCTCTTTAGTGTTTTTCCAGACTGCAACAACAAACCTACAATATACAAATGATGATTATGATGATGATCCTGATTCTAGCAGTTATAATGTAGATGTTACTCAATATTTTTATGATCAAGAAAACAGAACTAAAGGAATTGAACTAGATGTAAATTATTCGTTTACAAATTTCTTATCATTCAATGCTAATGCAACTTTTCAGGATCCAAAAACATTGGAAGGAGAAGATGTTACAACAGAACAAACTAAAGGTGTGCCAAAAACATATGCTCGTATTTGGAGTCAATACAAGCACTTATTAGGAAAAGAAAAAAATCCATTAAGTTTTAATTTTGGAGTAAGTTATGAAAGTAAAAGAACAATTGATGGGTATAGTTTAACTGATGCTCATGTAGATAGTTATGTACTTTTCGATACTGCTTTAGGTTACGGAATTGGTAAACACTGGGATTTAAGACTGAATGTCGATAACCTTTTTAATACAAGGTATTATATAAAAGCAATGTTTGCTGGAGCATTACCTGGTGAAACAAGAAACTATCAACTTACTGCTAGGTATACATTTTAA